The Cyclopterus lumpus isolate fCycLum1 chromosome 12, fCycLum1.pri, whole genome shotgun sequence genome window below encodes:
- the dab2 gene encoding disabled homolog 2 isoform X3, whose product MSAEVETGVPVHADPSIAASASTPPTSPTTATSKVPFKKEKKKAPEKTDEYLLGRFQGDGVRYKAKLIGIDDVPEPRGDKMSQDSMMKLKGMAVAARSQGKHKQRIWVNISMAGIKIVDEKSGVIEHEHMVSRISFIARDVTDNRAFGYVCGAEGQHQFFAIKTSQQAEPLVIDLKDLFQVIFNLRKKEGEASQKGENGVAVVENGGGGTDGGVKAAQPVEQFDLFGAMSTPPDIQSPNVSNDILLLDFSAEVDSNQNCIKGNSFLTSCGPDRRASPQTENPFSSTFGYFPTPDSDPFRDDPLSKPPAWSELDNSQISTDRLNAGDACKTIISGGLNEDAERLGEQTHGLSSKTVILALSNGQWPLGGAITQGHAITMTDGGDSTATNPFFDSALKRGAVPNGVTHHPHAAGAHSPDSVVISPPPQSSKAGRGRRSAKSTASDLFGGELFSAPVHSEGSSSSADFFNTSPANAAPSSMAALGNLQLGPPAVTGIPSAGMWGASMTPPSMFPMPGVAAPGPSYPQPSAFGGLPIPPAVWGAQGPAHFSAAPLSPPRLNWGQPPPAGPLGAAGWGHPVAANPFQSGPFPAMGDQHGPTRPPPRPPVKEAPPKVENSAFTALDPLGDREKKMGKDMFKDFQIAKPPAIPARKGELASNSEGGAFDQYFNSKVGLVQDNADHDDFDIHQMAAPANAAAPSFNAGLLDAAFSSAALANSCAAAPGPNQDMFDQAFGAPGSSLFGAPPAAMQTAAVGQSSASTAAFGDPFGNPFA is encoded by the exons ATGTCTGCAGAGGTGGAGACCGGCGTGCCCGTCCACGCCGATCCCAGCATCGCAGCCTCGGCCAGcacccctcccacctccccgACGACGGCCACCTCCAAGGTCCCGTtcaagaaagagaagaagaaag CCCCAGAGAAGACCGACGAGTACCTGCTGGGCAGGTTTCAAGGCGACGGCGTGCGGTACAAGGCCAAGCTGATTGGCATCGACGACGTCCCGGAGCCCAGAGGAGACAAGATGTCCCAGGACTCCATGATGAAGCTCAAG GGCATGGCGGTCGCTGCTCGGTCCCAAGGCAAACACAAGCAGAGGATCTGGGTCAACATTTCCATGGCGGGCATCAAGATCGTCGATGAGAAATCGGGA GTGATTGAACACGAGCACATGGTGAGTCGGATCTCCTTCATCGCCAGAGACGTGACGGACAACCGGGCGTTTGGATACGTGTGCGGCGCCGAAGGACAGCATCAGTTCTTCGCCATCAAGACGTCGCAACAG GCGGAGCCCCTGGTGATCGACCTGAAGGACCTCTTCCAGGTCATCTTCAACctgaggaagaaggagggagaggccTCCCAGAAG GGGGAAAATGGCGTCGCCGTAGTTGAG AACGGAGGCGGCGGCACGGACGGCGGCGTGAAAGCTGCTCAA CCGGTGGAGCAGTTTGACCTCTTTGGAGCCATGTCGACCCCTCCAGACATCCAGTCTCCAAAT GTCTCTAATGATATTCTCTTGCTGGACTTTTCCGCTGAAGTTGACAGCAATCAGAATTGCATAAAGGGCAACTCGTTTTTAACTTCCTGTGGCCCCGACCGCAGGGCATCCCCCCAGACAGAGAATCCCTTTTCCTCCACATTTGGCTACTTTCCAACCCCAGACAGTGACCCTTTCAGAGACGACCCCCTTTCCAAACCGCCCGCTTGGTCGGAACTCGATAACTCTCAGATCTCGACCGATCGCCTAAACGCCGGCGACGCGTGTAAGACAATTATTAGCGGCGGTCTGAACGAAGACGCCGAACGCCTCGGAGAGCAGACGCACGGCTTATCCAGTAAGACCGTGATCCTGGCCCTCAGTAACGGACAGTGGCCTCTAGGGGGCGCCATAACTCAGGGCCACGCGATTACCATGACGGACGGCGGCGACTCGACGGCCACGAACCCGTTTTTTGACTCCGCTTTGAAAAGAGGCGCCGTGCCGAACGGCGTCACGCATCACCCGCACGCCGCGGGGGCCCATAGCCCGGACTCGGTTGTCATAAGCCCGCCGCCGCAGAGCTCTAAGGCGGGACGAGGTCGAAGGAGCGCAAAG TCCACAGCGAGTGACCTGTTTGGAGGAGAGCTCTTCTCTGCTCCGGTTCACTCGGAGGGGTCGTCCTCCTCGGCGGACTTTTTCAACACTTCACCTGCGAACGCCGCTCCCTCCTCCATGGCTGCTCTGG gGAATCTTCAGTTGGGTCCTCCAGCTGTTACAGGTATCCCCTCTGCAGGCATGTGGGGGGCCTCCATGACTCCACCTTCAATGTTCCCCATGCCAGGAGTGGCGGCTCCAGGGCCCTCCTACCCACAGCCGTCTGCCTTCGGTGGCCTACCCATCCCACCGGCGGTCTGGGGGGCGCAGGGCCCGGCTCACTTTAGTGCCGCGCCTCTATCTCCGCCCCGCCTCAACTGGGGCCAGCCTCCACCGGCCGGGCCGCTCGGCGCTGCCGGTTGGGGTCATCCCGTCGCGGCCAATCCTTTCCAGTCGGGCCCGTTCCCCGCGATGGGCGACCAGCACGGTCCGACGCGCCCCCCTCCTCGGCCGCCCGTCAAGGAGGCGCCTCCGAAGGTGGAGAACAGCGCCTTCACGGCTCTGGACCCCCTCGGAGATCGAGAGAAGAAGATGGGAAAGGACATGTTCAAGGACTTCCAGATCGCCAAACCTCCGGCCATCCCGGCGAGGAAAGGGGAGCTGGCGTCCAACTCTGAGGGCGGCGCCTTCGATCAGTACTTCAACAGcaaggtggggctggttcaggacaACGCGGATCACGATGACTTCGATATCCATCAAATGGCGGCGCCTGCTAACG CGGCGGCGCCGAGCTTCAACGCCGGCCTCCTCGACGCCGCCTTCTCTTCCGCCGCCCTCGCAAACAGCTGTGCAGCGGCGCCGGGACCCAACCAGGACATGTTCGATCAGGCCTTCGGGGCCCCGGGCTCCAGCCTGTTCGGGGCACCGCCTGCAGCCATG cagACTGCTGCCGTTGGTCAGTCTTCTGCCTCAACGGCTGCTTTTGGGGATCCTTTTGGAAATCCCTTTGCCTGA
- the dab2 gene encoding disabled homolog 2 isoform X2: MSAEVETGVPVHADPSIAASASTPPTSPTTATSKVPFKKEKKKAPEKTDEYLLGRFQGDGVRYKAKLIGIDDVPEPRGDKMSQDSMMKLKGMAVAARSQGKHKQRIWVNISMAGIKIVDEKSGVIEHEHMVSRISFIARDVTDNRAFGYVCGAEGQHQFFAIKTSQQAEPLVIDLKDLFQVIFNLRKKEGEASQKGENGVAVVENGGGGTDGGVKAAQPVEQFDLFGAMSTPPDIQSPNSTASDLFGGELFSAPVHSEGSSSSADFFNTSPANAAPSSMAALGNLQLGPPAVTGIPSAGMWGASMTPPSMFPMPGVAAPGPSYPQPSAFGGLPIPPAVWGAQGPAHFSAAPLSPPRLNWGQPPPAGPLGAAGWGHPVAANPFQSGPFPAMGDQHGPTRPPPRPPVKEAPPKVENSAFTALDPLGDREKKMGKDMFKDFQIAKPPAIPARKGELASNSEGGAFDQYFNSKVGLVQDNADHDDFDIHQMAAPANAAAPSFNAGLLDAAFSSAALANSCAAAPGPNQDMFDQAFGAPGSSLFGAPPAAMTAAVGQSSASTAAFGDPFGNPFA, from the exons ATGTCTGCAGAGGTGGAGACCGGCGTGCCCGTCCACGCCGATCCCAGCATCGCAGCCTCGGCCAGcacccctcccacctccccgACGACGGCCACCTCCAAGGTCCCGTtcaagaaagagaagaagaaag CCCCAGAGAAGACCGACGAGTACCTGCTGGGCAGGTTTCAAGGCGACGGCGTGCGGTACAAGGCCAAGCTGATTGGCATCGACGACGTCCCGGAGCCCAGAGGAGACAAGATGTCCCAGGACTCCATGATGAAGCTCAAG GGCATGGCGGTCGCTGCTCGGTCCCAAGGCAAACACAAGCAGAGGATCTGGGTCAACATTTCCATGGCGGGCATCAAGATCGTCGATGAGAAATCGGGA GTGATTGAACACGAGCACATGGTGAGTCGGATCTCCTTCATCGCCAGAGACGTGACGGACAACCGGGCGTTTGGATACGTGTGCGGCGCCGAAGGACAGCATCAGTTCTTCGCCATCAAGACGTCGCAACAG GCGGAGCCCCTGGTGATCGACCTGAAGGACCTCTTCCAGGTCATCTTCAACctgaggaagaaggagggagaggccTCCCAGAAG GGGGAAAATGGCGTCGCCGTAGTTGAG AACGGAGGCGGCGGCACGGACGGCGGCGTGAAAGCTGCTCAA CCGGTGGAGCAGTTTGACCTCTTTGGAGCCATGTCGACCCCTCCAGACATCCAGTCTCCAAAT TCCACAGCGAGTGACCTGTTTGGAGGAGAGCTCTTCTCTGCTCCGGTTCACTCGGAGGGGTCGTCCTCCTCGGCGGACTTTTTCAACACTTCACCTGCGAACGCCGCTCCCTCCTCCATGGCTGCTCTGG gGAATCTTCAGTTGGGTCCTCCAGCTGTTACAGGTATCCCCTCTGCAGGCATGTGGGGGGCCTCCATGACTCCACCTTCAATGTTCCCCATGCCAGGAGTGGCGGCTCCAGGGCCCTCCTACCCACAGCCGTCTGCCTTCGGTGGCCTACCCATCCCACCGGCGGTCTGGGGGGCGCAGGGCCCGGCTCACTTTAGTGCCGCGCCTCTATCTCCGCCCCGCCTCAACTGGGGCCAGCCTCCACCGGCCGGGCCGCTCGGCGCTGCCGGTTGGGGTCATCCCGTCGCGGCCAATCCTTTCCAGTCGGGCCCGTTCCCCGCGATGGGCGACCAGCACGGTCCGACGCGCCCCCCTCCTCGGCCGCCCGTCAAGGAGGCGCCTCCGAAGGTGGAGAACAGCGCCTTCACGGCTCTGGACCCCCTCGGAGATCGAGAGAAGAAGATGGGAAAGGACATGTTCAAGGACTTCCAGATCGCCAAACCTCCGGCCATCCCGGCGAGGAAAGGGGAGCTGGCGTCCAACTCTGAGGGCGGCGCCTTCGATCAGTACTTCAACAGcaaggtggggctggttcaggacaACGCGGATCACGATGACTTCGATATCCATCAAATGGCGGCGCCTGCTAACG CGGCGGCGCCGAGCTTCAACGCCGGCCTCCTCGACGCCGCCTTCTCTTCCGCCGCCCTCGCAAACAGCTGTGCAGCGGCGCCGGGACCCAACCAGGACATGTTCGATCAGGCCTTCGGGGCCCCGGGCTCCAGCCTGTTCGGGGCACCGCCTGCAGCCATG ACTGCTGCCGTTGGTCAGTCTTCTGCCTCAACGGCTGCTTTTGGGGATCCTTTTGGAAATCCCTTTGCCTGA
- the dab2 gene encoding disabled homolog 2 isoform X1: MSAEVETGVPVHADPSIAASASTPPTSPTTATSKVPFKKEKKKAPEKTDEYLLGRFQGDGVRYKAKLIGIDDVPEPRGDKMSQDSMMKLKGMAVAARSQGKHKQRIWVNISMAGIKIVDEKSGVIEHEHMVSRISFIARDVTDNRAFGYVCGAEGQHQFFAIKTSQQAEPLVIDLKDLFQVIFNLRKKEGEASQKGENGVAVVENGGGGTDGGVKAAQPVEQFDLFGAMSTPPDIQSPNSTASDLFGGELFSAPVHSEGSSSSADFFNTSPANAAPSSMAALGNLQLGPPAVTGIPSAGMWGASMTPPSMFPMPGVAAPGPSYPQPSAFGGLPIPPAVWGAQGPAHFSAAPLSPPRLNWGQPPPAGPLGAAGWGHPVAANPFQSGPFPAMGDQHGPTRPPPRPPVKEAPPKVENSAFTALDPLGDREKKMGKDMFKDFQIAKPPAIPARKGELASNSEGGAFDQYFNSKVGLVQDNADHDDFDIHQMAAPANAAAPSFNAGLLDAAFSSAALANSCAAAPGPNQDMFDQAFGAPGSSLFGAPPAAMQTAAVGQSSASTAAFGDPFGNPFA, encoded by the exons ATGTCTGCAGAGGTGGAGACCGGCGTGCCCGTCCACGCCGATCCCAGCATCGCAGCCTCGGCCAGcacccctcccacctccccgACGACGGCCACCTCCAAGGTCCCGTtcaagaaagagaagaagaaag CCCCAGAGAAGACCGACGAGTACCTGCTGGGCAGGTTTCAAGGCGACGGCGTGCGGTACAAGGCCAAGCTGATTGGCATCGACGACGTCCCGGAGCCCAGAGGAGACAAGATGTCCCAGGACTCCATGATGAAGCTCAAG GGCATGGCGGTCGCTGCTCGGTCCCAAGGCAAACACAAGCAGAGGATCTGGGTCAACATTTCCATGGCGGGCATCAAGATCGTCGATGAGAAATCGGGA GTGATTGAACACGAGCACATGGTGAGTCGGATCTCCTTCATCGCCAGAGACGTGACGGACAACCGGGCGTTTGGATACGTGTGCGGCGCCGAAGGACAGCATCAGTTCTTCGCCATCAAGACGTCGCAACAG GCGGAGCCCCTGGTGATCGACCTGAAGGACCTCTTCCAGGTCATCTTCAACctgaggaagaaggagggagaggccTCCCAGAAG GGGGAAAATGGCGTCGCCGTAGTTGAG AACGGAGGCGGCGGCACGGACGGCGGCGTGAAAGCTGCTCAA CCGGTGGAGCAGTTTGACCTCTTTGGAGCCATGTCGACCCCTCCAGACATCCAGTCTCCAAAT TCCACAGCGAGTGACCTGTTTGGAGGAGAGCTCTTCTCTGCTCCGGTTCACTCGGAGGGGTCGTCCTCCTCGGCGGACTTTTTCAACACTTCACCTGCGAACGCCGCTCCCTCCTCCATGGCTGCTCTGG gGAATCTTCAGTTGGGTCCTCCAGCTGTTACAGGTATCCCCTCTGCAGGCATGTGGGGGGCCTCCATGACTCCACCTTCAATGTTCCCCATGCCAGGAGTGGCGGCTCCAGGGCCCTCCTACCCACAGCCGTCTGCCTTCGGTGGCCTACCCATCCCACCGGCGGTCTGGGGGGCGCAGGGCCCGGCTCACTTTAGTGCCGCGCCTCTATCTCCGCCCCGCCTCAACTGGGGCCAGCCTCCACCGGCCGGGCCGCTCGGCGCTGCCGGTTGGGGTCATCCCGTCGCGGCCAATCCTTTCCAGTCGGGCCCGTTCCCCGCGATGGGCGACCAGCACGGTCCGACGCGCCCCCCTCCTCGGCCGCCCGTCAAGGAGGCGCCTCCGAAGGTGGAGAACAGCGCCTTCACGGCTCTGGACCCCCTCGGAGATCGAGAGAAGAAGATGGGAAAGGACATGTTCAAGGACTTCCAGATCGCCAAACCTCCGGCCATCCCGGCGAGGAAAGGGGAGCTGGCGTCCAACTCTGAGGGCGGCGCCTTCGATCAGTACTTCAACAGcaaggtggggctggttcaggacaACGCGGATCACGATGACTTCGATATCCATCAAATGGCGGCGCCTGCTAACG CGGCGGCGCCGAGCTTCAACGCCGGCCTCCTCGACGCCGCCTTCTCTTCCGCCGCCCTCGCAAACAGCTGTGCAGCGGCGCCGGGACCCAACCAGGACATGTTCGATCAGGCCTTCGGGGCCCCGGGCTCCAGCCTGTTCGGGGCACCGCCTGCAGCCATG cagACTGCTGCCGTTGGTCAGTCTTCTGCCTCAACGGCTGCTTTTGGGGATCCTTTTGGAAATCCCTTTGCCTGA